A window of Mycolicibacterium madagascariense genomic DNA:
CATGACCGAGGCAATGATCGCGTAGGTGATGGACTTGAGGAAGCCCTGCGGGAACAGCAGCAGCGGAACCGACGAGGCCACGATGATGACCGCCGAGAACATCACCGTGCGGCCCGACGTCATCATGGTCCGGCGGACGGCCGTCTCGGTGTCGTAGCCCTCGGCGATCTCCTCGCGGAACCGGCTGACGATGAACAGGCCGTAGTCAATGGCGATGCCGAGGCCGATCAGCGTCACCACCGGTTGGGCGAAGAAGTGGACCGGGGTGAAGTTGGCGACCACCCGCATGATGCCGAGGGCGCCCATGATGGTCAGCCCGCCGATGATGGCGGGGAGGCTGGCGGCGATCACCGTGCCGAAGACGAAGAAGAGGACGACGGCGACCAGCGGGATGGCGGCCACCTCGGCACGCTTCTGGTCGTCGCCGATGGTGCCCGTCAGCTCGCTCGCGATGGGCTGCAGACCCGCCAGCTTGATCTGGCCGTCGTCGACCTTCTGCAGGTCGGGCTGGATGGTCTTGTAATTCTTGAGGATCGTGTCGTCGTCGTTGCCCTTGAGCGGCATGACGATGAACGTGCGGGTCCCGTTGTTGGCGAGCGCGGCGTTCGTGGTCGGGTCACCGGTCGGGTTCTCCAGGTAGCCGCGCCAGTAGAGGATCTGGTCGGGGTGGTCGGCGACCACCTTGTCGAGCTCGTCCTTCATCTGCTTGGACCACTGCGGGTCGTTGACCTTCTTGCCGCTGGGCGCGTCCAGCACCGCGACGATGTGGCTCAACCGGTCGCGACCGTAGACGTCGTCGCCGAGTTCGGACGCCGCGACCGACTGGCTGGTCTCGTCGTAGAACCCGCTCTGCGTGACGTGCTGTCCAAGGCTCGCACCGTAGATGCCGCCACCAAGGCACAGCGCGACCATGATCCCGATAACCGCGTATCGGAATCGGTACACCATCCGACCCCACCAGGCGAACACTCGAGCTCCTAACTGATCTTCTTCACGTCCCGACCTCGGCTAACCCTCTACCTCGGCTTCAATTGTTCCTGCGAGTCGTTCACGCGCGTGAGGTAAGCAACGAGGACAACGGCCGGAAGGGCTGCAGCCACGCCCCCTGCTGGGGCAGCGAGTCGAGGCCGATTCGCGGCAGTGGCTCCCTGAACACACCGGGAATGTCCTCGAGGTCGACGAACTCCAAGGTATCCGACGCTAACGCCCAACTGGCATGTTCGCGAAATCCGAGGACGCTGACGGGGATGCCGTCGCGGGCGATCTCCTCCAGCGGCACCCGGAAGGCCTGGCCGTCCGCGGAGGCCACGTAGAGGCCGGCCAAGCCCTCGCTCCGCCGCAGCGCAATGTGGTCGAGCATGTCACCGTCGACGTCGCTGTCGTCGTCGATCTTGGGTTTGGCGAACACCGCGAAGCCGACGTTGCGCAGCGCCTCGACCCACGGGCGAACGACGTCGGCACTTCCCGGGGCGATGTTGGTGAACACCGTCGCCTCGGGTTCGAACGTGACGTGCGGCACGTCGTGCGCGCGGCTGCGGGACAGATCGGCCGTCTGGGCGAGCAGCCACCGGCCCAGGGCGTCGAACCGCGGCCGGTGCGCCGCGGTGGGACGGCCGCCGAGGATCGACCCGAGCCCCATGTCGAGGTTCGGCGCATCCCAGACGAGCAGCACGCGCTGCGGGCCGCTGGGCGCCGGCTGACCGGCGTCGCCGGACTCGTCGGCGAGTTCCTCGACGTCGGGCAGATCCTCGGTGAGGCTCATCGCTTCTCCCACAGGAACTCGGCGACGGCGCTGCCGGCGTGCCGGGCCTTGTCCTCGTACTTCGTCACCGGCCGCCGGATCGAGATGGGCAGATCGTCGCCCGCATCGGGATCGAGCCTGCGCAGGGCGGGTTCGGCGTCCCCGACCTCGCCGATCTGTTCGGCGTATCCGGCGTGGTCGGTGGCGGCGTGCAGGATGCCGCCCGGTCGCAGGCGGTCGGCCAGCAGGGCGACGGTGGCCGGCTGCAGCAGCCGGCGCTTGTGGTGGCGGGCCTTGGGCCAGGGGTCGGGGAAGAACACCCGCACCCCGGTCAGCGACTCCGGCGCGAGGAGGTGCTCGAGGACGTCGACGCCGTCGCCGCGGATGAGGCGCACGTTGGTGAGGCCGTCACGGTCGATGCCGTTCAGCAGTTGGGCGAGGCCACGCTTGTAGACCTCGACCGCGATGACGTCGAGCTGCGGCTCGGCCGCGGCCATCGCCAGGGTGGAGACGCCGGTACCGCACCCGATCTCCAGCACCAGCGGCGCCGAGCGTCCGAACCACGCCGGGGCGTCCAGCGGGTGGGCCAGCTGCCCGTCGGAGTCCCTGGCCTGCATGCCGAGCTCGGGCCAGCGGCGTTCCCACGTCTCCCGCTGCAGACCGGACAGCGCCGACCGCCGGGATCGGAAGCTGGCGACGCGGGGGAAGGGATGGGCGGGCACCGACCCTTCGTCCCCGCGGGCCTGCTCGCGCTGCACCTGCATCCGTACATGGTCGCTCATCCAGACCGGTGTACCCGCATCGTGGTGCAATTCGATACCCAACAGTTGCCTTAGGCGGCTAAGAGCCGCTCGGCGGGTGCTCCGGGCGGTGCGACGATGGCAGCCGGGGGTTGGCAGCTGAGGGCTTTCGATCATGACGCAGGCATTCGTCGACGAGCTGACCCAGCTGGTCGGGGCCGCGGGCATGCCGGCTGTGCGCCCGATCGTCGATCGGCTGCGATGGCCCGTGCGCGTCGCGGTGACGGGCCGCCCGGGCGTCGGGCGGGACTGCGTGGCGGCGGCGCTACGGCGCCGCGGCTGGGCCACCGCCACCCCCGCCGCGGGCGAGGTGCTGGTGCTCGTCATCGCCGAGACGGTCACCGGGGAGGACCGGGCGGCGCTGGCAGCGGCGCGCGGACCGGCGCTGGTCGTCCTCACCAAGGCCGACCTGGCCGGACCCGATGACCCGCTCGCGACGGCGACGCGCTGGGCGGGCGATGCCCAGCGGCTGACCGGCGTGCCGACGGTGCCGCTGGTCGGATTGCTCGCCGCCCTCGACCACCCCCTCGACGACGAACTGGTCGACGCGTTGCGCGTCTTCGTGACCGCGCCGCCGGACCTCACCTCGGTCGACGCCTTCGTGGCACGCCCGCACGTCGTCGCCGCGGTCCTGCGCGAGCGGTTGCTGCTGCGCCTCGACCGGTTCGGCGTCGCGCATGCGGTGCGCGCGCTGTCCGACGGGGTCGACGCCGGCGACCTCGGCGCCCGCCTGGCCGCGGCGAGCGGGATCGACGGGGTGCTGGTCGCACTCGATGCCGTCGCGGCACCGGTGCGCTATCTACGCCTGCGCGCGGCAGTGCGCGAATTGCGTTGTCTGGCAGTCGAATCCGGCGACGACGAGCTCTTGGCCCTGCGGGCCGCCGATGCGACGGCGATGGCGGTGATGACCGCCGCCGTCGACGTGCTGGAGGCGGCGGGGCTGTCCGTCGACCGCGGCGACACCGCGAGCGCCCACCTCGCCCGCGCCGTCCGCTGGCGCCGCTACGGCCGAGGTCCCGTGGCTGCCGTGCACGGCCAGTGCAGCGCCGACGTCGTCAGAGGGTCGCTGCGCCTGCTGGCCGACGCGCGGGAACCGTCGGCGTGACGCCGGTGGTGCTCGTCGTCGGCCCGTCGCGCGCGGGGGTCGGTGGGGTCGTCGCCGCGCTGCGTACCCGGCTGCCCGACGTCGAGGTCGTCGAGGGGCCGCCGCCGCGGGCGCCCGACGCGGTGCTCGCCGTCGTCTCCGCCGCCGCCCCGATGACGCGATCGCAGTGGGCGGACGTCGAGCGCGCCTCGGCGGGCAGCGGGCTGCTCGTCGGCGTGGTCGCCAAGATCGATGCGCACCGGCAGTGGCGCGACGTCGTGGCCGCCAACCGCGACGGGGCCGAGCGCTGGGGCAGCCGCACCGCGATCCCGTGGGTCGGGGCCGCCGCCGCACCCGTTCTCGGCGACGCCGACGTCGACGAGCTCGTCCGCGTGCTGCGGGCAGGACTGGCCCGGCCGCCGATCGCGCGGGCCGTCCGAGCGGCGGTGTCGGCGAGCGACGTGCTGGCGCGCACGCGGCTGCGGCTCGTGCGGTCGGTCAGAGACGGCGCCTCGGCGCTGCGCACCGAACTACGCGCGGCCGCCGCGACCGTGCCGCCCGGCGGTGCGCAGGCCTTCGAGGTCCAGGTGCGCGCCCGCGTGGAGGTCTTCCTGAAGACCGTCGACCGCGACGTCGCCGACGCCGTGGGGGAGGCGGCGGCCGAGCTCGGCTGTGGGGACCGCGTTGCAGTTCCCCGGGGGCACGCCTGCCGGCTGGAGCCGAGCGACGCCGGGCGGCCCACGTCGTCGCGTCGGCTGGAGGCTCGGCTCGCGGCCGTGCTCGGTCTCGGTTTCGGGGTGGGCACCGCGCTCGCGGTCGGCCGGCTGGTGGCGGGCTGGGCCCCCGGCGTCTCGACGGCCGGTCTGGTGGCGGGTGCCGTCATGGGGCTGGCGCTGGGGGTGTGGGTGGTGCGCACGCGCCGCCTGCTGCACGACCGCGCGGTGCTCGACAGGTGGGTCGCCGACGTTGCTGGAACCGTGCGTTGGCACGCCGAGGCGAGGGTCGCGGAATGGTTGCTCTCGGTCGCTTCGGCGGGGCGTGACGCGGGCCCCCGGGTAGGGTCGAGAGCGACTCCTGAAGGCCCGGCTGGCAGCCTAAAACAAGTTACTGACCAGTATGAATGGCGTTGCGACGGGTGATTCGGGGCCGTTTCGGTCGGAATGCCCGATCTGAATCGTTCCTGTGAGACAACGGACATAGTCCCGATTAACCGTGGGTATGTCACCCACGTTAACCTCAGTCCAGGTATGACCCGCGACCGCGCCACCAGGAGATTTCAGGAGTCCTCATGACCTCAGCGACCATTCCCGGTCTGGATAGCGCACCGACGACGCACGAGGGCCTGCTCGCCTGGGTTCGCGAGGTTGCCGAGCTGACCCAGCCGGACCGCGTCCAATTCGCCGACGGCTCCGCCGAGGAATACGAGCGGCTGTGTGCGGAACTCGTCGCGGCGGGCACCTTCCAGAAGCTGAACGAGAAGAAGCAGCCCAACTCCTACCTCGCGCTGTCGGATCCGTCCGACGTGGCGCGCGTGGAGTCGCGGACCTTCATCTGCTCCGAGCGCGAGATCGACGCGGGCCCCACCAACAACTGGATGGCCCCCGCCGAGATGCGCGGCATCATGACCGACCTGTACCGCGGATCGATGCGCGGTCGCACGATGTGGGTCGTCCCCTTCTGCATGGGCCCGCTGGACGCCGGGGACCCCAAGCTGGGTGTCGAGATCACCGACTCGGAGTACGTGGTGGTCTCGATGCGCACCATGACCCGGATGGGCAAGGCCGCGCTGGACAAGATGGGTTCCGACGGCTTCTTCGTCAAGGCGCTGCACTCGCTCGGCGCGCCGCTCGAGGAGGGCCAGGCCGACGTGCCGTGGCCGTGCAACGACACGAAGTACATCACCCACTTCCCCGAGACCCGCGAGATCTGGAGCTACGGCTCGGGCTACGGCGGCAACGCGCTGCTCGGCAAGAAGTGCTACTCGCTGCGGATCGCCTCGGCGATGGCCCACGACGAGGGCTGGCTCGCCGAGCACATGCTGATCCTCAAGCTGATCAGCCCCGAGAACAAGGCGTACTTCATTGCGGCGGCCTTTCCGTCGGCATGCGGCAAGACCAACCTCGCGATGCTGCAGCCCACCATCCCGGGGTGGCGCGCGGAGACCGTCGGCGACGACATCGCCTGGATGCGGTTCGGCAAGGACGGCAGGCTCTACGCCGTCAACCCCGAGTTCGGCTTCTTCGGCGTCGCGCCGGGCACCAACTGGAGCTCCAACCCCAATGCGATGAAGACCATCGCCGCGGGCAACACCGTCTTCACCAACGTCGCCAAGACCGACGACGGCGACGTGTGGTGGGAGGGACTCGAGGGCGAGCCCGACCACCTGATCGACTGGAAGGGCCAGGACTGGAACCTCCGCGAGACGGAAAGCAAGGCGGCGCATCCCAATTCGCGGTACTGCACGCCGATCTCGCAGTGCCCGACGCTGGCCCCGGAGTGGGACGACCCGCAGGGCGTGCCGATCTCGGCGATTCTGTTCGGCGGCCGGCGCAAGACGACGGTGCCACTCATCACGCAGGCCCGCGACTGGCAGCACGGCGTCTTCATCGGCGCCACGCTCGGTTCCGAGCAGACCGCCGCGGCCGAGGGCAAGGTCGGCACCGTCCGCCGCGACCCGATGGCCATGCTGCCGTTCCTCGGCTACAACGTGGGCGATTACTTCCAGCACTGGATCGACCTCGGCAAGAACGCCGACGAGTCCAAGCTGCCCGCGGTGTTCTTCGTGAACTGGTTCCGGCGCGGTGACAACGGCCGCTTCCTGTGGCCCGGCTTCGGCGAGAACAGCCGGGTGCTGAAGTGGGCGATCGAGCGCATCGAGCACGCGGCCGAGGGCAAGAGCACCCCGATCGGCATCGTGCCGACGGCTGCCGACCTGGATCTCGACGGGCTCGACG
This region includes:
- a CDS encoding phosphoenolpyruvate carboxykinase (GTP); translated protein: MTSATIPGLDSAPTTHEGLLAWVREVAELTQPDRVQFADGSAEEYERLCAELVAAGTFQKLNEKKQPNSYLALSDPSDVARVESRTFICSEREIDAGPTNNWMAPAEMRGIMTDLYRGSMRGRTMWVVPFCMGPLDAGDPKLGVEITDSEYVVVSMRTMTRMGKAALDKMGSDGFFVKALHSLGAPLEEGQADVPWPCNDTKYITHFPETREIWSYGSGYGGNALLGKKCYSLRIASAMAHDEGWLAEHMLILKLISPENKAYFIAAAFPSACGKTNLAMLQPTIPGWRAETVGDDIAWMRFGKDGRLYAVNPEFGFFGVAPGTNWSSNPNAMKTIAAGNTVFTNVAKTDDGDVWWEGLEGEPDHLIDWKGQDWNLRETESKAAHPNSRYCTPISQCPTLAPEWDDPQGVPISAILFGGRRKTTVPLITQARDWQHGVFIGATLGSEQTAAAEGKVGTVRRDPMAMLPFLGYNVGDYFQHWIDLGKNADESKLPAVFFVNWFRRGDNGRFLWPGFGENSRVLKWAIERIEHAAEGKSTPIGIVPTAADLDLDGLDVDAADVDEALAVNPEEWRKELPLIEEWFEFVGEKLPTGIKDEFDALKTRLA
- a CDS encoding NYN domain-containing protein, whose product is MSLTEDLPDVEELADESGDAGQPAPSGPQRVLLVWDAPNLDMGLGSILGGRPTAAHRPRFDALGRWLLAQTADLSRSRAHDVPHVTFEPEATVFTNIAPGSADVVRPWVEALRNVGFAVFAKPKIDDDSDVDGDMLDHIALRRSEGLAGLYVASADGQAFRVPLEEIARDGIPVSVLGFREHASWALASDTLEFVDLEDIPGVFREPLPRIGLDSLPQQGAWLQPFRPLSSLLTSRA
- the trmB gene encoding tRNA (guanosine(46)-N7)-methyltransferase TrmB, which codes for MSDHVRMQVQREQARGDEGSVPAHPFPRVASFRSRRSALSGLQRETWERRWPELGMQARDSDGQLAHPLDAPAWFGRSAPLVLEIGCGTGVSTLAMAAAEPQLDVIAVEVYKRGLAQLLNGIDRDGLTNVRLIRGDGVDVLEHLLAPESLTGVRVFFPDPWPKARHHKRRLLQPATVALLADRLRPGGILHAATDHAGYAEQIGEVGDAEPALRRLDPDAGDDLPISIRRPVTKYEDKARHAGSAVAEFLWEKR